Proteins encoded within one genomic window of Episyrphus balteatus chromosome 1, idEpiBalt1.1, whole genome shotgun sequence:
- the LOC129905221 gene encoding uncharacterized protein LOC129905221 isoform X2 codes for MGLSIILYCFEIAYVSLEKALVKKKVCLSCVLKILTMNIKCSLPCNNIEIKNQKPIILFTEFTLEKCHQILSLRKSRKYKFSDFNLPSCVDNISGYHTGCYRRFTAISKIQSKDEPIYESSNADLSEVLQSSNSESTSIGLRETKNASTKNCIFCNRVLKCIKQNKKENVISGHKSTLEHIICNATLLKNDGVYQKLIDCRKNECIRYHKTCLAVFSQKAKNFENSSKILGSRSAHKLAFASVCDFIEDHLLNLKEVHLFEDVDMYEQKLCENEKSLTFSTKWLKDKILSSYQGKIVIKKIKNQTLILDANLEDYQESILSDTFTSIKLQSILRNIAYKVRKEIMEL; via the exons ATGGGCCTGTCAATTATATTATATTGTTTTGAAATAGCGTATGTTTCATTAGAAAAAGCgcttgtgaaaaaaaaagtgtgtttgAGTTGTGTTTTGAAAATACTTACCATGAATATTAAATGTTCTTTACCGTGtaataatattgaaataaaaaatcaaaaaccgaTTATTTTGTTTACCGAATTCACATTAGAAAAATGCCATCAAATACTTTCCTTACGAAAATCTCGCAAATATAAATTTTCGGATTTCAACCTCCCATCTTGTGTTGACAATATCAGTGGTTATCACACTGGGTGTTATAGACGATTTAcagcaatttcaaaaattcaatccaAAGATGAACCCATTTATGAGTCAT CCAATGCGGATTTATCAGAAGTTCTCCAATCTTCAAACTCTGAAAGCACCTCAATCGGTTTACGTGAAACAAAGAACGCATcaactaaaaattgtattttttgtaacCGCGTTTTAAAGtgtattaaacaaaacaaaaaagaaaatgtaatatCCGGACACAAATCCACCTTGGAGCATATTATTTGCAATGCTACATTGCTTAAAAACGATGGCGTTTATCAAAAATTGATAGATTGTAGGAAAAATGAGTGCATAAGATACCATAAAACATGTCTCGCCGTATTTTCCCAAAAagcaaagaattttgaaaatagttCAAAGATATTAGGTTCCCGAAGTGCTCATAAACTGGCGTTTGCAAGTGTTTGTGATTTTATTGAAGatcatttattaaatttaaaagaagttCATTTATTTGAAGACGTAGATATGTATGAACAAAAGCTCTGTGAGAATGAAAAGTCATTGactttttctacaaaatggttGAAGGATAAAATTCTTTCCTCTTACCAGGGAAAAATAGTtattaagaaaatcaaaaatcaaaccCTCATCTTGGATGCAAATCTTGAGGACTATCAAGAAAGTATACTGAGCGACACTTTCACGTCAATTAAACTGCAATCGATTTTaag AAATATTGCTTACAAAGTAAGGAAAGAAATAATGGAACTATAA